Proteins found in one Crassostrea angulata isolate pt1a10 chromosome 3, ASM2561291v2, whole genome shotgun sequence genomic segment:
- the LOC128176905 gene encoding uncharacterized protein LOC128176905 gives MPPKYPSIRRGRDGIPVLYDSDAARQFKEKAWFPPQTASQVENLAKECVRERGGDVNDRKDVLGEFVLQSGKYRGQKFCWLLENCPGYVGWFVGSILEDRVKGDKSSVTQMANKDSLLMYCSMFEESRAIVSQKLSGRSKKIQDEWKRLCEKRNVVPGQQFHLLLSGRELSPEALRRKVRRIATPKRVTPNLKQPSRSPATADDMRLLEAVQEFEVESGVLQSPEVEISKVRRKLLQESALPSATSSTAAPALVRPSPTSSTAAPALVRPPATATAAPALVRPSATSSTAVRALVRLPATATAAPALVRPSATSSTAAPALVRPSATATAAPALVRPSATSRNAAPALVRPSATATAAPALVRPSATSSTAAPALVRPSATATAAPALVRPSATSSTAAPALVRPSTTATAAPAFSTAEPRLLSATTSASIKHDLEAPSTASRDTSDTLTVLAGWKKTLPDVDHKWISETFFRMGKRGPEFDFTKVSKLWYQPPQPSLSASILNKPDRYFAHRFFLWMPRHLFHMDLVCPQEECNGKLTNAGVHQKTRMVLDVDSFYNMAGEYLSCPKCSKKVISWSEGILRQLDNTSRNQFPCILTSKYACDLRVVRLLRQRTLGNSSSAVSKVIEEQHGEKYVTSLESYFSNCKSFQSSAHRGFFGILHFQRPPPQPPVPRHRWFMKVYQLDVINRLDYIKASITSQFGAILKMDSTKKITNKLAGHGRKTAMWATNVGNEYGQILMSVLTEGEGASLRPMIEGIMSRYEKAAVDPPQVLYVDRDCCGPATVHKYFENWPNISIRLDIWHFMRRFPSGCTTDKHPLYSIFMGKLSQCVFKWDEDDLQLLTTAKREEMILQGVVNPPEKDVRRNLSSTELALHCKRVTRGTEETQTLISGLIQSLDGPKGCDTLGVPLFESERIAEVWRVQQQHVSCIQDPEGVHLYTQTGTLKKGGVSLPVYRCARGSTSLESFHLHMNRFIPGTLANDINFQVFLLDGLFRWNLDREAAAVRTDTRERCPRTYSGPLKNSVNKLSLEILGEPFFGDFRPPGMYTGELIGIEYLYSQTGKGSTDYAQAVLSISEEDNRDVEEEDEGFEEIEDVIDPTIPALECHPEPVPPILPIPSMADYEKMLEDTCRAESAEPVLVPLHQDPKDKPQNTAADDDVVGPDNIPGYGHVLRLATFLVSLRDAKGLLPAQLKQLKDLWRALSDYDKLRTVFSPRHQKGHLQGRFKSPRKKVAPGVESIERVVLGPNQGPAQWPNCNRYTEATVHQLLQIFRSDLRRGGRSVTRFSLVLGAFHHIRHTILENHEAMEETDIQLPLLNKKTLSQWFNDKSKQQDKKVLSQGLELPSPSLTTSKAPAALSKPSVLPTGDTQPYPFHSPPSSVGLAKVKDRKNKPSYLKILPSPNPAVSFQLVTGPGNTAVLVLSSVPPASVPSTSQGGMKRKGEEVRTAATEAKKPKRCGKCGEERTPPGHQQYMGYRYCSSVDNTPFTEWREQLKNAGVARKKKGN, from the exons atgcCACCCAAGTACCCTTCAATTAGGAGGGGAAGGGATGGAATACCTGTTCTATACGACAGTGATGCTGCTCGGCAGTTTAAGGAGAAGGCTTGGTTTCCTCCACAGACAGCATCCCAGGTAGAAAATCTTGCCAAGGAATGTGTAAGAGAGAGAGGTGGGGATGTCAATGACAGAAAAGACGTGCTAG GAGAGTTCGTATTGCAAAGTGGGAAATACAGAGGGCAGAAGTTTTGTTGGCTGCTGGAAAATTGTCCTGGATATGTGGGCTGGTTTGTTGGGTCGATTTTGGAGGACCGAGTGAAAGGCGACAAGTCCTCAGTCACTCAAATGGCAAACAAAGATTCCCTTTTG ATGTATTGTTCCATGTTTGAGGAGTCTCGGGCCATTGTTAGCCAAAAACTATCTGGTAGGAGCAAGAAAATTCAAGATGAATGGAAGAGACTTTGTGAGAAAAGGAATGTTGTACCTGGGCAACAATTTCATTTGCTTCTTTCTGGAAGAGAGCTGTCCCCAGAAGCGCTTCGGAGAAAGGTCAGAAGGATTGCAACTCCCAAACGAGTAACACCAA atttaaaGCAGCCTTCGAGGTCACCAGCAACAGCAGATGACATGAGGTTACTCGAAGCTGTTCAAGAATTTGAAGTGGAGTCTG GTGTTTTACAGTCCCCAGAAGTTGAAATTAGTAAAGTGAGAAGAAAGCTTCTGCAAGAATCGG CCCTGCCCTCAGCAACCTCCAGCACTGCTGCTCCTGCCTTAGTGAGGCCCTCCCCAACCTCCAGCACTGCTGCTCCTGCCTTAGTGAGGCCTCCCGCAACCGCCACTGCTGCTCCTGCCTTAGTGAGGCCCTCCGCAACTTCCAGCACTGCTGTTCGTGCCTTAGTGAGGCTTCCCGCAACTGCCACTGCTGCTCCAGCCTTAGTGAGGCCCTCCGCAACTTCCAGCACTGCTGCTCCTGCCTTAGTGAGGCCCTCCGCAACTGCCACTGCTGCTCCTGCCTTAGTGAGGCCATCCGCAACCTCCCGCAATGCTGCTCCTGCCTTAGTGAGGCCCTCCGCAACTGCCACTGCTGCTCCAGCCTTAGTGAGGCCCTCCGCAACTTCCAGCACTGCTGCTCCTGCCTTAGTGAGGCCATCCGCAACTGCCACTGCTGCTCCAGCCTTAGTGAGGCCCTCCGCAACCTCCAGCACTGCTGCTCCTGCCTTAGTGAGGCCCTCCACAACTGCCACTGCTGCTCCTGCTTTTTCCACTGCAGAGCCAAGACTAT tgTCTGCCACAACATCTGCCTCTATTAAACATGATCTTGAGGCCCCATCGACAGCCAGTAGAG ACACATCAGACACTCTGACTGTCCTGGCTGGATGGAAGAAAACTCTGCCCGATGTGGATCACAAGTGGATATCAGAGACTTTTTTCAGGATGGGGAAACGCGGCCCTGAATTTGATTTCACTAAAGTCTCCAAGCTTTGGTACCAGCCACCACAGCCAAGCCTTTCAGCAAGTATCCTCAACAAACCAGATCGGTACTTTGCTCATCGGTTTTTCCTGTGGATGCCCCGCCACCTGTTCCACATGGACCTTGTTTGTCCTCAGGAGGAATGCAATGGAAAACTGACCAATGCCGGAGTCCATCAAAAAACCCGCATGGTGTTGGATGTAGACTCTTTCTACAACATGGCTGGAGAGTACCTTAGTTGCCCAAAATGCTCCAAAAAG GTCATCAGTTGGAGTGAGGGTATACTTAGGCAGCTTGACAACACCAGCAGGAATCAGTTCCCATGTATTTTGACATCAAAATATGCATGCGACCTGAGGGTTGTCAGGCTCCTTCGTCAAAGAACCTTGGGAAATAGCAGCAGTGCTGTGAGCAAGGTGATAGAGGAGCAGCATGGTGAGAAGTATGTCACCAGCTTAGAAAGCTACTTCTCCAACTGCAAATCTTTCCAATCTTCTGCTCATAGAGGTTTCTTTGGCATCCTTCACTTTCAACGGCCACCACCCCAACCGCCAGTGCCAAGACACCGTTGGTTCATGAAAGTGTACCAACTGGATGTCATAAACAGACTGGATTACATCAAGGCATCCATAACATCCCAGTTTGGTGCCATACTGAAGATGGATTcaactaaaaaaattacaaacaaacTTGCAG GTCATGGCAGAAAGACGGCAATGTGGGCGACAAATGTAGGGAATGAATACGGACAAATACTCATGTCCGTATTGACTGAGGGAGAGGGGGCATCCTTGAGGCCAATGATCGAAGGCATTATGTCACGCTATGAGAAGGCAGCAGTAGATCCTCCTCAAGTCCTGTATGTTGACAGAGATTGCTGTGGACCGGCAACAGTACACAAGTACTTTGAAAATTGGCCAAATATTAGCATAAG GTTAGACATCTGGCACTTTATGCGACGGTTCCCCTCTGGTTGTACCACTGACAAGCATCCTTTGTACAGCATTTTCATGGGCAAGCTTAGTCAGTGTGTCTTCAAATGGGATGAGGATGATCTCCAGCTGCTAACAACAGCCAAGCGGGAAGAGATGATCCTCCAGGGAGTCGTCAACCCCCCTGAAAAGGATGTCAGGCGAAACCTCTCCTCAACAGAACTGGCACTCCACTGTAAGCGTGTCACCCGAGGAACAGAGGAGACCCAAACGCTGATATCAGGCTTGATACAGTCATTGGATGGCCCCAAAGGGTGCGACACATTAGGTGTCCCATTGTTTGAAAGCGAGAGGATAGCTGAGGTGTGGAGGGTCCAACAACAACATGTTTCCTGCATCCAGGACCCTGAAGGTGTTCATCTGTACACACAGACCGGTACCTTGAAGAAAGGTGGGGTTAGTCTGCCTGTGTACAGATGTGCCAGAGGATCGACCTCCCTCGAAAGTTTTCATCTCCACATGAACAGGTTTATACCAG GGACCCTGGCCAACGACATAAATTTCCAAGTTTTTTTACTGGATGGCCTGTTCCGTTGGAATCTAGACAGGGAGGCTGCTGCTGTCAGGACAGATACCAGGGAACGTTGTCCAAGGACATACAGTGGTCCTCTTAAAAACTCGGTCAATAAACTGTCTTTAGAAATCTTAGGGGAACCTTTCTTCGGGGACTTTCGACCACCAGGGATGTATACAG GGGAGCTCATAGGCATTGAGTACTTATACTCCCAAACAGGAAAAGGATCAACTGATTATGCACAGGCTGTTCTATCAATTTCTGAGGAAGACAACCGTGACGTTGAGGAAGAAGATGAAGGCTTCGAAGAGATAGAAGACGTCATTGATCCTACAATCCCTGCCCTTGAGTGTCATCCTGAGCCAGTGCCTCCCATTCTGCCCATCCCGTCTATGGCAGATTATGAAAAAATGTTGGAAGACACATGCAGAG CAGAATCAGCAGAGCCAGTTTTAGTGCCTCTACACCAAGACCCTAAAGATAAACCCCAGAACACTGCCGCTGATGAT gatGTAGTTGGTCCAGACAACATTCCTGGTTACGGCCATGTCTTGCGCCTTGCAACCTTCCTTGTTTCATTGCGGGATGCAAAGGGATTGTTGCCAGCACAGCTGAAACAATTGAAGGACTTGTGGAGGGCCCTCAGTGATTACGACAAGCTGAGGACTGTCTTCTCTCCAAGACATCAGAAGGGACATCTCCAGGGCAGATTTAAAAGCCCGAGGAAAAAGGTGGCACCTGGGGTCGAGAGTATTGAAAG AGTTGTACTCGGTCCGAATCAAGGACCCGCACAATGGCCAAACTGTAACCGTTACACAGAGGCCACAGTTCATCAACTCCTGCAGATTTTTAGGAGCGATCTTAGGAGGGGAGGGAGGTCCGTAACCAGGTTTTCATTGGTTCTTGGGGCCTTCCATCACATCAGGCATACAATCCTTGAAAACCATGAAGCTATGGAGGAAACCGATATACAGCTCCCCCTCTTGAACAAAAAGACGCTTAGCCAATG GTTTAATGACAAAAGTAAGCAGCAGGACAAGAAGGTTTTATCTCAAGGTTTAGAGCTACCGAGTCCTTCACTGACAACTAGCAAGGCTCCTGCTGCCCTGTCCAAACCTTCAGTGCTTCCGACCGGGGACACTCAGCCATATCCTTTCCATAGTCCTCCGTCTTCTGTTGGCTTGGCCAAGGTTAAGGACAG